One region of Emys orbicularis isolate rEmyOrb1 chromosome 4, rEmyOrb1.hap1, whole genome shotgun sequence genomic DNA includes:
- the OLFML3 gene encoding olfactomedin-like protein 3 — MAPRLSLLLALLLAGAISAQQQYMEYMDRRFGALEERISQWHDQSSRYSTELREFKNQVITMLENMEKEQDRLRTEVENTAVRVDRLEREVDYLETQNPAPPCVEVDETLMENQVSTAKKRKNEKYDKLTDCSDTISQVKAMKILKKFGSSAGLWTKDPVGSSEKIYVFDGSRNDTIYVFPRMREFTLFSATRKAARIKLPYPWVGTGHLVYGGHLYYIRQQGTFQVIKFSLANKTIVDSSVFPAEEQVPVFGLSAFNYIDIAADEEGLWAIYATRENEKNICLAKLDPVSLDIEQMWDTPCPRENAESAFVICGALYVVYNTRLPSRSRVQCVFDVSGAMTPEDAALVYFPKRYGSHSSMKYNPKERQIYAWDDGYQIIYRMEMKKKLEI; from the exons atggcccCAAGGCTCAGCCTCCTCCTTGCCCTGCTCCTGGCAGGGGCCATCAGTGCTCAGCAGCAGTACATGGAGTACATGGATAGGAGATTTGGCGCCTTAGAG gAAAGGATTTCCCAGTGGCATGACCAGAGCAGCCGCTACTCCACCGAGCTGCGTGAGTTCAAGAACCAGGTGATCACAATGCTGGAGAACATGGAGAAGGAGCAGGACAGGCTGCGCACGGAGGTGGAGAACACGGCAGTGCGGGTGGACCGGCTGGAGCGCGAGGTGGACTACCTAGAGACGCAGAACCCCGCTCCGCCCTGTGTGGAGGTGGACGAGACGCTGATGGAGAACCAGGTCTCCACAGCCAAGAAGAGGAAGAACGAGAAGTACGATAAGCTGACAG ATTGCAGTGACACCATCTCCCAGGTGAAAGCCATGAAGATcctgaagaaatttggcagcagtGCTGGGCTGTGGACCAAGGACCCTGTGGGGAGCTCGGAGAAGATCTATGTCTTCGATGGCTCCAGAAATGACACCATCTATGTGTTCCCCAGGATGAGGGAGTTTACGCTGTTTTCCGCCACGCGGAAGGCAGCCCGCATCAAGCTGCCCTACCCCTGGGTGGGCACCGGGCACCTGGTGTATGGGGGGCATCTCTACTACATTCGGCAGCAGGGCACCTTCCAGGTCATCAAGTTCAGCTTGGCCAATAAGACCATCGTGGACAGCTCCGTGTTCCCAGCCGAGGAGCAGGTACctgtctttggcctctctgccttCAACTACATCGACATAGCAGCTGATGAGGAAGGGCTATGGGCCATCTACGCCACCAGGGAGAACGAGAAGAACATCTGCCTGGCCAAGTTGGACCCCGTCTCCCTGGACATAGAGCAGATGTGGGACACGCCATGCCCACGGGAGAACGCTGAGAGTGCCTTTGTCATCTGCGGGGCACTCTATGTGGTGTACAACACGAGGCTGCCCAGCCGCTCCCGCGTGCAGTGCGTCTTTGACGTCAGTGGCGCCATGACGCCCGAGGATGCCGCCTTGGTGTACTTCCCCAAGCGCTATGGGTCTCATTCCAGCATGAAGTACAACCCCAAGGAGCGGCAGATCTACGCCTGGGACGATGGCTACCAGATCATCTACAGGATGGAGATGAAGAAGAAACTGGAGATCTGA